The genomic segment TTTCCTCCCAGAGATGAAAAATCTGCTGAAACCTTTTATAAAACAGTTGATGAACTTAAATTACTTCAGCCTGATTATGTATCAATGACATTTGGAGCAGGAGGATCAACCAGGGACGGTTCATATCAGGCAGTAAAAAGATTGACTGGCGATAAAAATCTGCCAACTGCTGCCTATATTGCAGGATATGGTCTCGGGCCTGATGAAATAACCCAGGCTCTGGATAAATATAAAGAACTTGGGGTTGAAACAATTTTTGTTATTCGGGGTGATGAACCAAAAAATATTGAGTTTACTCCTCATCCTGAGAGCTTTTCCTATGCTTGTGATATGATTTCTTTTATAAAACAAAGATATGATTTCACACTTGGATGTGCAGGTTATCCTGAAGGGCATATTCAGGCTGAAAGCCTTGAAAAAGATATAGAATATCTAAAACTCAAGATAGACAGCGGAGCCGAATATATTGTTACCCAGTACTGCTATGACAATAAAATCTTTTTTGATTATGTTGAAAAATGCAGGGCAGCCGGAATTTCAGTACCCATTATTCCAGGAATAATGCCTGTTTATACTGTTAAAATGACCAAAATGCTAGCCAAGGTATGCGGAACTGCTATTACAGATGAATTGCAAAAAGGTTTAGACAGACTTGCAGATGCTGATAGTAATGAAGTGTTAAATTTTGGTATAGACTTTGCTTTTTCTCAATGCAGGGATTTGCTTAAAACCGGGGTATCAGGACTGCATTTTTATACAATGGACAGAAGCAGATCAACAACAGAGATTTTGAACCGGCTGAAAAAGGAAAATCTTATTTAAAAAGCTGAAAAGTTCAACAAATCATTTTATTTTAAGGGAATGCGCCTGGCGCATTCCCTTTTTTCAGGCATCACATCCTCATGTTTCCAAACGCTCAAAATTTAGGGCTTGAAAAAATCAATGTTATCTTATAAAATTTTAAAATAGAATTTAACAGGATTATTGTATAAACCTATTTATTTAACAGGAGGAAATCATGAGTGAAATTATCAAGATTTACGGAAAATCAGGTTGACCTTACACAAGCAAGGCTCGTGAGGCCCACAAAGAACACACTTATTTTGATGTTAAGCAAGATCAGGAAAAAATGGATGAAATGCTTAAACTGTCAAAGGGGCAGCGCAAGGTTCCTGTAATTGTTCAGGGTGAAAAAGTAACCATCGGCTATGGAGGAACATGAGGTGTCTGATATTTGATTTGGATAATCAAATTCTAAGTTTTTCAAACAATCCATACAGCCATATCAGATGCGCCTTCCAAAATTTTTCTGGTATTTCCTCCCATAACAAAAACCTGATCTGATGAAAATCCCTGACGGCCTATAACAATTGTGCCGCATTTGCTGCCGGCAGCTTCTTTTAAAATATCCTTATCTGCTTTTTCAGTGCCTTCAATTACTTTTAAAGTAATATTTTTTTCAGGGATACCTGCATTTAAAAGTATTTCCTGTGCTTTTTCTATATAAGGTTTTATATCTGCTTTTGATTTTTGTGCCCAGATAGCTTTAATACTGGGAATATTCCCCAAAAGAGACCTGGGTACAAAACTGCTTAACTCTTGTTTTGAATGAAACAAAATTATCTTATTGTCAGTATTTTTTAAAATAAATCCTGCATGATCTACAGCTTTAAGTGCTTTTTCAGAAGCATCAATGGGCAGGAGTATGTTTTTTTCTTGAACATTGCCTTTTATTACCCATATGGGGCATGTCTGGCAGCATTCCAGCAGCTTCATTGTTACCTGGCCCATAAAAAAGGCTTCTAATTTGCTCAATCCCCTGGTATGAAGCAAAATAGCATCCACTTGATTGCCTTCTGACCATCTGCAGATGTCTTGAGGTATGCTGTGCTGTTCTTCTATACGTATTTCCTGTATATTTTCAGAAATATAGCCGCAGGCCTCAATCCTTGTTTTGCCTTTTTTTAATATCTCATTTGCAATTCTTTTGTTTTCATTTTTTATGGCTTTAAGCTCTTTTGCAGAATCAGAGCTGGACATGCAGGTTTCCACAAGAAATGAAGGCAGCCTGGGCATGGCATGAAGCAGGGCCACATTAATATTTTTATCTGCTTGAAAGATAAGATCAAGATAATCAATTGATTTCAAAGATCTTAAAGAGACATCTAAGGGCAGTGCAAACATTTTTTTGATTTCTTTATTCATTGGTTTACTCCTTTTTTTTTTATTTTCAAATATTTAAAAGATTATCTGCAATTTTTGCAGATAATTTTACTCAATTTATTGCAAAAAATTTAATACTACAAAATTTGATGATCTTACACAAAAATTTGATGATTTTGCCAGTTAAGAGATAATCAAAGATAACTCTTGTGATATTTTTATCATATAATTACAAATATTTATATTTTTTTAACCAGGTTTTTTGTGATTTTAATGAATGATGGCATACAAGCTGCATTAAATAACTGCAAAAAAGAACGATAATAATTAAATTAAACATATAGCAAGGAGTAAAACAATGAAAAAATTAATCTCGTTATACACAATGCTTTTTATCGTTATTCTCTCCAGTATAGCAAGTGCTGTATCCGGTTCTTTCATTAATACAGGTGCTAATGAATCAACATATATGATTATGATAGGAATCGGTTTATTCCTGCTTGCAGGAATAAGCAGAATTTATAAGGAAAGCTAAATTAATAATATACCATTTTTATAGTTTAATTTAAAGGTTTTTCACTATTCATATTTTTATATATTTTCATCTGGTCAGGAGTCAGGATATTTTCAAGCTTTATTTCAATTTCTTTTTTAAACCTGTTTTTTTCATCAGATTTGTTTTTATAAAACTCTCTTATTATTGCTTGTATCTGTTCTTCCTGATCTTTATTAAGATTAAGTTTTTCTTTAAGTTCAAAAAGAAGTTTTCCTTTTTTGTCATGCCTGCCAAACCATCCGGGTTTGTGCCATCGTTTTTTTAAACGTCCATAAAGTATATCCATTTGTTTCTGCTGGTCAGGATTTAATTTTTCTTTTGCTAAAATAATATATCCTTCAACAATCTTTTCCAGTTCAGGATGATGTTTCTCTTTTAACAGGGATATTTCTGTCTGCATCTGCCTGGCAAGTGCCTCAATATCCAATTTCTGCCTGGAAGTCAGATCCAATTTCCTTGATAATTCTTTCATCAATCTTGGAACAATTTCAGGAGGAGGGCCTTTTTCTATTATTTTGTCAATTTTTTGTTTTACATATATATAAGTTCCCATTGAACCAATAATCACACCCATGAAAAAAACAAAAAATACCGCGGATACAGCCTTGACTTTATTTGCTTTCATTATAATATCCCAAAGGATTGCATTAGGTTGAAATCTAATGGGTCATTTAAAAATAATTTTGCCAGTTCATATTCAGCTTGAAAATCTGACTGAAAAATATATATGAATAAAATAAGTGCCAGAACACATGCCGCAGGAATAAATTTCCATAAATATTGTTCAAATATAATAAAATTGCTGATTTCTTCTTTAAATTTTTTTCCATGCTGCTCTATACTTCGGATATGGCGCATTACATCATCCTGCCAGCCGTTTTTAACCGGCAGATTTTCTTTTTCAAAATATGCTTTGACCAGTATTTGTTTATATTTATTTTTATTCAAAGGTCTAACTCTCTCTGCTGTTTAATCAAATAGTTATAAACAAGCTGACGGGCTTAACTGTTTCATGATCTTATTTAGTTCTTTACGTGATCGAAAACAACGAATTTTAACATTAGCACTGCTCCATCCCAGAAGTGATGCTGTTTGTTTTATTGATAATCCTTCAAGATAGGTCAGCTCAATTACCATCCTGTTTTCAGGAGACAGCTTAGATAATGCCAGATCAAGCAGTTCCCTTGTTTCATTTTTTAATTCTTCCTCTTTAAAATATTGACCAGCCTGGTCAGATAATATCATTTCCATCCGGTTTTGCTGTTTTTCACTCAAGGAGGCAACAGCCACCTCCTTTGTTTTATATTGTTTTCTCCAGAAATCATAACAGGTTTTAACTGCAATAGAAGAAATCCAGTGTTTAAATGTGCTTTTTTGTTTAAATCCAGGCAGGGAGTTATAAACCCTTATAAAAACCTCTTGAGCAGTTTCTTCAACCTGTTCATATGGCAGATGCTTTTTTAAGATATTTAAAACATGGGTTTCATATTTTTTTAATATGATTTCAAAAGCATTTATATTTCCCCTGACAATCTGTTCAATAATGTCAAGATCACTGGCATTGTTATTAATATTTGGCATTGTTATCAAAATCCGCTTAAACATGACCTGGCAGTTTTACATGACTGCCAGGCCTTATTTTTCACAGATTACAGGTCTGAGCTTTCAAGCCAGTCTTCAATTCTTGACATTTTTTTTTCAAGCCTGATTTTCATTTTTTTCTTTTGTTCAGCTCTCAATATTTCCATTTTTTGGAGCTGTTCCTGAGTAAGTACTTTGGTTTTTAATTCTGTTATGATTTTAGCACGT from the Desulfonema limicola genome contains:
- the metF gene encoding methylenetetrahydrofolate reductase [NAD(P)H], with translation MRVVNLYKNNNKPVISFEFFPPRDEKSAETFYKTVDELKLLQPDYVSMTFGAGGSTRDGSYQAVKRLTGDKNLPTAAYIAGYGLGPDEITQALDKYKELGVETIFVIRGDEPKNIEFTPHPESFSYACDMISFIKQRYDFTLGCAGYPEGHIQAESLEKDIEYLKLKIDSGAEYIVTQYCYDNKIFFDYVEKCRAAGISVPIIPGIMPVYTVKMTKMLAKVCGTAITDELQKGLDRLADADSNEVLNFGIDFAFSQCRDLLKTGVSGLHFYTMDRSRSTTEILNRLKKENLI
- a CDS encoding RNA polymerase sigma factor; this encodes MPNINNNASDLDIIEQIVRGNINAFEIILKKYETHVLNILKKHLPYEQVEETAQEVFIRVYNSLPGFKQKSTFKHWISSIAVKTCYDFWRKQYKTKEVAVASLSEKQQNRMEMILSDQAGQYFKEEELKNETRELLDLALSKLSPENRMVIELTYLEGLSIKQTASLLGWSSANVKIRCFRSRKELNKIMKQLSPSACL
- a CDS encoding universal stress protein codes for the protein MNKEIKKMFALPLDVSLRSLKSIDYLDLIFQADKNINVALLHAMPRLPSFLVETCMSSSDSAKELKAIKNENKRIANEILKKGKTRIEACGYISENIQEIRIEEQHSIPQDICRWSEGNQVDAILLHTRGLSKLEAFFMGQVTMKLLECCQTCPIWVIKGNVQEKNILLPIDASEKALKAVDHAGFILKNTDNKIILFHSKQELSSFVPRSLLGNIPSIKAIWAQKSKADIKPYIEKAQEILLNAGIPEKNITLKVIEGTEKADKDILKEAAGSKCGTIVIGRQGFSSDQVFVMGGNTRKILEGASDMAVWIV
- the uxx1 gene encoding UXX-star selenoprotein family 1 gives rise to the protein MSEIIKIYGKSGUPYTSKAREAHKEHTYFDVKQDQEKMDEMLKLSKGQRKVPVIVQGEKVTIGYGGT